In a genomic window of Micromonospora cremea:
- a CDS encoding cation acetate symporter, whose translation MGNDYVVPAIVAVTLVTVGIGFYGLRLARTTSDFLVASRAISPTWNAAAIGGEYLSAASFLGIAGLVLKYGVDVLWYPVGFAAGYLALLLFVAAPLRRSGAFTLPDFCELRLGSRRLRILATAFVIFIGWLYLVPQLQGAGLTLATVAGSPYPLGALLVAAVVTANVALGGMRAITFVQAFQYWLKLTALAVPAIFLALQWQADARPAVTPPDGPTFRAATTVVVEHRATLTLPDGAVREVRPGDELTFAAGDPVPEVSGVATDAADWLLPSAAGDDDRGLFATYSLILATFLGTMGLPHVLVRFYTNPDGAAARRTTLVVLALVGVFYLLPTLYGVLGRIYTPQLLVSGQTDAVVVLLPGAALGDGLVGRLLAALVSAGAFAAFLSTSSGLLTSVAGVISTDVLGRGSVRGFRLATVIAGGVPAVLALNVSGLDVSQVVGLAFAVAASSFCPLLVLGIWWRGLTDLGAAAGVLVGGGAAIGAVLVTVVGPPLSGWPATLTAQPAAWTVPLAFTVMVAVSMATRRRAPADVAATMLRLHTPEALRM comes from the coding sequence GTGGGCAACGACTACGTGGTCCCGGCCATCGTCGCGGTCACCCTGGTCACCGTCGGGATCGGCTTCTACGGGCTGCGGCTGGCCCGGACCACCTCCGATTTCCTGGTCGCCTCCCGGGCGATCAGTCCGACCTGGAACGCCGCCGCCATCGGCGGGGAGTACCTGTCGGCGGCGAGCTTCCTCGGCATCGCCGGCCTGGTCCTCAAGTACGGCGTGGACGTGCTCTGGTATCCGGTCGGGTTCGCCGCCGGCTACCTGGCCCTGCTGCTCTTCGTGGCCGCGCCGCTGCGCCGCTCCGGCGCGTTCACCCTCCCCGACTTCTGTGAGCTGCGGTTGGGATCGCGCCGGCTGCGCATCCTGGCCACCGCCTTCGTGATCTTCATCGGGTGGCTCTACCTGGTGCCGCAACTCCAGGGCGCGGGGCTCACCCTGGCCACGGTGGCCGGCTCCCCGTACCCGCTCGGCGCCCTGCTGGTGGCGGCCGTGGTCACCGCGAACGTGGCGCTCGGCGGGATGCGGGCGATCACCTTCGTCCAGGCGTTCCAGTACTGGCTGAAACTGACCGCGCTCGCCGTACCGGCGATCTTTTTGGCGTTGCAGTGGCAGGCCGACGCCCGGCCGGCGGTGACCCCGCCCGACGGGCCGACGTTCCGGGCCGCGACCACCGTCGTGGTCGAGCACCGCGCGACCCTCACCCTGCCCGACGGCGCCGTCCGGGAGGTACGCCCCGGCGACGAGCTGACCTTCGCCGCGGGCGACCCGGTGCCGGAGGTGTCCGGGGTGGCCACCGACGCCGCGGACTGGCTGCTGCCCAGCGCCGCCGGCGACGACGACCGGGGCCTGTTCGCCACGTACTCGCTGATCCTGGCCACCTTCCTGGGCACCATGGGCCTGCCGCACGTGCTGGTCCGCTTCTACACCAATCCCGACGGCGCGGCGGCCCGCCGGACCACGCTGGTCGTGCTGGCCCTGGTCGGCGTCTTCTACCTGCTGCCCACCCTGTACGGGGTGCTCGGTCGGATCTACACCCCGCAGTTGCTGGTCAGTGGGCAGACCGACGCGGTGGTGGTGCTGCTGCCCGGCGCGGCCCTCGGCGACGGGCTGGTCGGGCGGCTGCTCGCCGCGCTGGTTTCGGCGGGCGCGTTCGCGGCATTCCTCTCCACCTCGTCCGGGCTGCTGACCAGCGTCGCCGGGGTGATCTCGACGGACGTGCTCGGCCGGGGCTCGGTGCGTGGCTTCCGGCTGGCCACGGTGATCGCCGGCGGCGTGCCGGCGGTGCTGGCGCTCAACGTCTCCGGGCTCGACGTGTCGCAGGTGGTCGGGCTCGCCTTCGCGGTCGCCGCGTCGAGCTTCTGCCCGCTGCTGGTGCTCGGCATCTGGTGGCGCGGGCTGACCGACCTGGGCGCTGCCGCCGGGGTGCTGGTCGGCGGTGGCGCCGCGATCGGCGCGGTGCTGGTCACCGTGGTCGGCCCGCCGCTGTCCGGTTGGCCGGCCACGCTCACCGCGCAGCCGGCCGCCTGGACGGTGCCCCTGGCCTTCACCGTGATGGTCGCGGTGTCGATGGCGACCCGCCGGCGGGCCCCCGCCGACGTCGCCGCCACCATGCTCCGCCTCCACACCCCCGAAGCCCTCCGCATGTAA
- a CDS encoding sugar transferase, translating into MGEVTASLQRPVSNEGRSRLVRHVDSFEIQPPTPPSHNGVPRSAWARARRRVSRWHRPYTAILLVLDFGAAAFASWIAIQLFDQAASGFSGTKQDPTWFHTVSFLLLPLGWVVILWSNRAYDRRYLGLGPDEFKRVIRASVTVAASVSFLAFATVTQLSRYTVGTALVGATVLILWGRFVARWALHYIRRRAGQAAHRMVLVGTLPECLEVYAAVTRSPNAGLVPVAIHITDGYAAARGMPTPVPVHAGRDVLALVREVGGDTIAVCGSASAEPGELRRLAWQLEGSGVDLVVAPQLTDIAGPRVHIRPIEGLPLLHVEEPTLSGPALLAKNLMDRVAAGLGLLLLIPLFLSIAVAIRISDPGPVFFRQPRVGHEGRTFRVWKFRTMYVDAEDRLASLVDRNETDGMLFKMKEDPRVFPVGRFLRASSLDELPQLINVLWGEMSLVGPRPLPADDGDFLGDVRRRLLVRPGMTGLWQVSGRSDLSWDESVRLDLYYVDNWSLAYDLSILWRTIGVVLARKGAY; encoded by the coding sequence ATGGGTGAGGTGACGGCAAGCCTCCAGCGCCCGGTATCCAACGAAGGCCGGAGCAGACTCGTGCGGCACGTCGACAGCTTCGAAATCCAGCCGCCGACGCCGCCGTCGCACAACGGCGTCCCCCGGTCGGCATGGGCCAGGGCGCGACGCCGTGTCTCCCGCTGGCACCGTCCCTACACGGCGATCCTGCTCGTGCTCGATTTCGGAGCGGCGGCGTTCGCCAGCTGGATCGCGATCCAGCTGTTCGACCAGGCGGCCTCCGGTTTCTCCGGCACCAAGCAGGACCCGACCTGGTTCCACACCGTCTCCTTCCTGCTGCTCCCGCTCGGCTGGGTGGTCATCCTCTGGAGCAACCGGGCCTATGACCGGCGATACCTGGGGCTCGGCCCGGACGAGTTCAAGCGGGTGATCCGGGCGTCGGTGACGGTTGCCGCGAGCGTCTCCTTCCTCGCCTTCGCCACGGTGACCCAGCTCTCCCGGTACACCGTCGGCACGGCCCTGGTCGGTGCCACGGTGCTGATCCTCTGGGGCCGTTTCGTGGCCCGCTGGGCGCTGCACTACATCCGCCGGCGGGCCGGCCAGGCCGCGCACCGGATGGTGCTGGTCGGCACCCTGCCGGAGTGCCTGGAGGTCTACGCGGCGGTCACCCGCAGCCCGAACGCCGGGCTGGTGCCGGTCGCCATCCACATCACCGACGGGTACGCCGCGGCACGGGGGATGCCGACCCCGGTGCCGGTGCACGCCGGCCGGGACGTGCTGGCCCTGGTCCGGGAGGTCGGCGGCGACACCATCGCGGTCTGCGGGTCGGCCAGCGCCGAGCCGGGCGAGCTGCGCCGGCTGGCCTGGCAGTTGGAAGGCTCCGGCGTCGACCTGGTGGTCGCCCCGCAGCTGACCGACATCGCCGGCCCCCGGGTGCACATCCGGCCGATCGAGGGTCTGCCGCTGCTGCACGTCGAGGAGCCAACCCTCTCCGGGCCGGCGCTGCTGGCCAAGAATCTGATGGACCGGGTCGCCGCCGGCCTCGGTCTGCTGCTGCTGATCCCGCTCTTCCTCTCCATCGCCGTGGCGATCCGGATCTCCGATCCCGGGCCGGTCTTCTTCCGCCAGCCCCGGGTGGGGCACGAGGGGCGCACGTTCCGGGTGTGGAAGTTCCGGACCATGTACGTCGACGCCGAGGATCGACTGGCCAGCCTGGTCGACCGGAACGAGACCGACGGCATGCTGTTCAAGATGAAGGAGGACCCGCGGGTCTTCCCGGTGGGCCGCTTCCTGCGGGCCTCCTCGCTGGACGAGCTGCCGCAGCTGATCAACGTGCTCTGGGGTGAGATGTCGCTGGTCGGGCCCCGCCCGTTGCCGGCCGACGACGGCGACTTCCTGGGCGACGTACGCCGCCGGCTGCTGGTCCGCCCCGGCATGACCGGCCTGTGGCAGGTCTCCGGCCGCTCCGACCTGTCCTGGGACGAGTCCGTCCGACTCGACCTCTACTACGTCGACAACTGGTCGCTGGCGTACGACCTGAGCATCCTGTGGCGCACCATCGGCGTGGTGCTCGCCCGCAAGGGCGCGTACTAA
- a CDS encoding sensor histidine kinase, which produces MGGNLSAVVGVVSLVTALTAALLAVLRLRARRGIATATQRATYEVLHTAGLAAEPLRAGLSAAGAAKAVRHLRALVGAVGLALTDADEVLALDGRGAHHGEQLLASARRTMETGRSTVLGESELHCDRVDCPIRGAVVAPLQGADGRVVGALVAIADSPPAPGLVQATLETAHWAGNQLALAELDSSRERLARAEIRALRAQISPHFIYNALTAIGSFVRTDPERARELILEFAEFTRYSFRAHGEFTTLAEELRSIDRYLTIERARFGDRLQVRLQIAPEVLPVTLPFLCLQPLVENAVRHGLSRKPGTGMVSIEARDAGAECHITVEDDGVGMDPTTLTAGIAELARSTGDPGDDTGQHVGLSNVDERLRSVFGDRFGLVVETGLGSGTRVSMRVPKFHPGVRAGS; this is translated from the coding sequence GTGGGTGGCAACCTTTCCGCCGTCGTCGGCGTCGTCTCACTGGTCACCGCGCTGACCGCGGCCCTGTTGGCGGTGCTGCGGCTGCGTGCCCGCCGGGGCATCGCCACCGCCACCCAGCGGGCCACCTACGAGGTGCTGCACACCGCCGGGCTGGCCGCCGAACCGCTGCGGGCGGGGCTGAGCGCGGCGGGCGCGGCGAAGGCCGTACGCCATCTGCGGGCCCTGGTCGGTGCGGTCGGGCTGGCGCTCACCGACGCCGACGAGGTGCTCGCCCTCGACGGACGCGGCGCGCACCACGGCGAGCAGCTGCTCGCGTCGGCCCGCCGGACGATGGAGACCGGGCGCTCGACGGTGCTCGGTGAATCCGAGCTGCACTGCGACCGGGTCGACTGCCCGATCCGGGGTGCGGTGGTCGCGCCGCTGCAGGGCGCGGACGGCCGGGTGGTCGGCGCGCTGGTGGCGATCGCCGACAGCCCCCCGGCACCCGGGCTGGTGCAGGCCACCCTGGAGACCGCGCACTGGGCCGGCAACCAGCTCGCCCTGGCGGAGCTGGACTCGTCGCGGGAGCGGCTCGCGCGAGCCGAGATCCGGGCGCTGCGGGCGCAGATCAGCCCACACTTCATCTACAACGCGCTGACCGCGATCGGCTCGTTCGTGCGCACCGATCCGGAGCGGGCCCGCGAGCTGATCCTGGAGTTCGCGGAGTTCACCCGGTACTCGTTCCGGGCGCACGGGGAGTTCACCACGCTGGCCGAGGAGCTGCGGTCGATCGACCGCTACCTGACCATCGAGCGGGCCCGGTTCGGCGACCGGTTGCAGGTGCGGTTGCAGATCGCGCCGGAGGTGCTGCCGGTGACGCTGCCGTTCCTCTGCCTGCAGCCGCTGGTGGAGAACGCGGTCCGGCACGGGTTGTCCCGCAAGCCGGGCACAGGCATGGTGAGCATCGAGGCCCGGGACGCGGGCGCCGAATGCCACATCACCGTGGAGGACGACGGGGTGGGAATGGATCCGACCACGCTGACCGCGGGCATCGCCGAGCTGGCCCGCAGCACCGGCGACCCGGGCGACGACACGGGCCAGCACGTCGGCCTCTCCAACGTCGACGAGCGGCTCCGGTCCGTCTTCGGGGACCGGTTCGGCCTGGTCGTCGAGACCGGGCTCGGCTCGGGCACCAGGGTGAGCATGCGGGTGCCGAAGTTCCACCCCGGCGTGCGGGCCGGATCGTGA
- a CDS encoding response regulator transcription factor: MTERRVLVVEDERTIAESVAARLRAEGFAVEIAADGPSAVEQFRTGQPDLVVLDVMLPGFDGLEVCRRIQAVRPVPVLMLTARDDETDLLVGLAVGADDYLTKPFSMRELAARVHVLLRRVERAAATPAPPAIRLGDIEINEAERRVRRAGADVHLTPTEFDLLVHLAGRPRAVLPRERLLADVWGWAEGSGTRTVDSHVKALRRKLGADLIRTVHGVGYALEVPS, translated from the coding sequence ATGACGGAACGCCGGGTACTGGTGGTCGAGGACGAACGGACCATCGCCGAGTCGGTCGCCGCCCGACTCCGCGCCGAGGGATTCGCGGTGGAGATCGCTGCGGATGGCCCCAGCGCGGTCGAGCAGTTCCGGACCGGACAGCCGGATCTCGTCGTCCTCGACGTGATGCTGCCCGGCTTCGACGGCCTGGAGGTGTGCCGGCGGATCCAGGCCGTCCGGCCGGTGCCGGTGCTGATGCTCACCGCTCGGGACGACGAGACCGACCTGCTCGTGGGGCTCGCGGTCGGCGCGGACGACTACCTCACCAAACCGTTCTCGATGCGGGAGCTGGCCGCCCGGGTGCACGTCCTGCTGCGCCGGGTGGAGCGGGCGGCGGCCACCCCCGCTCCGCCCGCCATCCGCCTCGGCGACATCGAGATCAACGAGGCCGAGCGGCGGGTCCGCCGGGCCGGTGCGGACGTGCACCTCACGCCGACCGAGTTCGACCTGCTGGTCCACCTCGCCGGACGGCCCCGGGCGGTGCTCCCTCGGGAACGGCTGCTCGCCGACGTCTGGGGGTGGGCCGAGGGGAGCGGCACCCGCACCGTGGACAGCCACGTCAAGGCCCTGCGCCGGAAGCTGGGCGCCGACCTCATCCGCACCGTGCACGGTGTCGGCTACGCCCTGGAAGTGCCGTCATGA
- a CDS encoding SigE family RNA polymerase sigma factor, whose translation MRRADEDDFHDFVADRMDRWRRSAFLLCQDWHAADDVVSVTVTKLYRSWRTVRRAENRDAYAQRVLTRSWLDEQRRPWSKREQSWAVVPDVAGAVPETVTDRDGLAALLRSLAPKQRTVLVLRFYLDYSVEETARMLGISAGTVKSQSARGLANLRTAVNGQY comes from the coding sequence GTGAGGCGGGCCGACGAGGACGACTTCCACGACTTCGTCGCGGACCGCATGGACCGCTGGCGACGGAGCGCGTTCCTGCTCTGTCAGGACTGGCACGCCGCCGACGACGTCGTCTCGGTCACGGTGACGAAGCTCTACCGGAGCTGGCGCACGGTGCGTCGGGCGGAGAACCGCGACGCGTACGCGCAGCGGGTCCTGACCCGCTCCTGGCTGGACGAGCAGCGTCGGCCCTGGAGCAAACGGGAGCAGTCGTGGGCCGTGGTGCCGGACGTGGCCGGCGCCGTGCCAGAGACGGTGACCGATCGCGACGGACTCGCCGCACTGCTGCGCTCGCTCGCCCCGAAGCAACGGACGGTGCTCGTCCTGCGCTTCTACCTCGACTACTCGGTCGAGGAGACCGCCCGGATGCTCGGCATCTCCGCCGGCACCGTCAAGAGCCAGTCCGCACGCGGGTTGGCGAACCTGCGCACCGCCGTCAACGGTCAGTACTGA
- a CDS encoding Fpg/Nei family DNA glycosylase: protein MPELPEVEALAGYLRQRAVGRRVDRLEVAAISALKTYDPAPTAVAGRAVVDARRHGKFLDVLVDGDLHLVVHLARAGWLHYREAFPATTPLRPGKGPIALRVRLDDGSGFDLTEAGTQKKLAAYLVTDPSAVPGVAKLGPDALAADLPTFTERLRSRRGQVKGVLTDQAVLSGVGNAYSDEILHAAKLSPFAITDRLTDDQLATLHAATRQVLGDAVQRSLGQRAAELKGEKRSGLKVHARTGLPCPVCGDTVREVSFADSSLQYCPTCQTGGKPLADRRLSRLVR, encoded by the coding sequence GTGCCCGAACTACCGGAGGTTGAGGCGCTCGCAGGTTACCTGCGGCAGCGCGCGGTGGGGCGGCGTGTCGACCGGCTCGAGGTCGCCGCGATCAGCGCCCTGAAGACGTACGACCCGGCACCGACCGCGGTGGCCGGTCGGGCGGTGGTCGACGCCCGCCGGCACGGCAAGTTCCTCGACGTGCTCGTCGACGGCGACCTGCATCTGGTGGTCCACCTGGCCCGGGCGGGTTGGCTGCACTACCGGGAGGCGTTTCCGGCCACCACCCCGCTGCGCCCCGGCAAGGGCCCGATCGCGCTGCGGGTCCGCCTCGACGACGGCTCCGGGTTCGACCTCACCGAGGCCGGCACGCAGAAGAAGCTGGCCGCGTACCTGGTCACCGACCCGTCGGCGGTGCCCGGCGTGGCCAAACTGGGCCCGGACGCGCTCGCCGCGGACCTGCCCACCTTCACCGAACGGCTGCGCAGCCGGCGCGGGCAGGTCAAGGGGGTGCTGACCGATCAGGCGGTGCTGTCCGGCGTGGGCAACGCGTACTCCGACGAGATCCTGCACGCGGCGAAGCTGTCCCCGTTCGCCATCACCGACCGGCTCACCGACGACCAGCTGGCCACCCTGCACGCGGCCACCCGGCAGGTGCTCGGCGACGCCGTCCAGCGGTCCCTCGGGCAGCGGGCGGCGGAGCTGAAGGGCGAGAAACGCTCCGGGTTGAAGGTGCACGCCCGCACCGGCCTGCCCTGCCCGGTGTGCGGTGACACGGTGCGGGAGGTGTCGTTCGCCGACTCCAGCCTCCAGTACTGCCCGACGTGCCAGACCGGCGGCAAGCCGCTCGCTGACCGACGGTTGTCACGCCTCGTACGGTGA
- a CDS encoding HAMP domain-containing sensor histidine kinase has protein sequence MTATLLTRLDRVLELLPRPLDPVRSIKLKLGVLLVASGAAGLAYFSYGIGWPPPVTSATAIAVALLTSQVLAHGMTSPLREMTAAAGAMARGDYTRRVRATSRDEVGELAQAFNKMAEDLHAADQRRRELIANVSHELRTPITALQGVLENMVDGVAAPEPAALRSALAQTERLGHLVADLLDLSRLDAGVVPLRRVRMDVGDFLDEAVEHATASATGAGLDVRFQLRELAVPLTVHADPWRLHQVFANLLDNAARHSPPGGTVRLSAEEHAGQLRFEVSDEGQGIPSAERSRVFERFTRGDRSAGGGTGLGLAIARWVVELHGGRIGVLDPAGPARGGHPGCRIQVTIPIDGSPREEAA, from the coding sequence ATGACCGCCACCCTGCTCACCCGCCTGGACCGGGTGCTGGAGCTGCTGCCCCGCCCGCTGGACCCGGTGCGCTCCATCAAGCTGAAACTGGGCGTGCTGCTGGTCGCCTCCGGCGCGGCCGGGCTCGCCTACTTCTCGTACGGCATCGGCTGGCCACCACCGGTGACCTCCGCGACCGCCATCGCCGTGGCCCTGCTCACCTCGCAGGTGCTGGCCCACGGGATGACCTCGCCGCTGCGGGAGATGACGGCGGCCGCCGGGGCGATGGCCCGCGGCGACTACACCCGCCGGGTACGCGCCACGTCGCGGGACGAGGTCGGCGAGCTGGCCCAGGCGTTCAACAAGATGGCCGAGGACCTGCACGCCGCGGACCAGCGCCGACGCGAGCTGATCGCCAACGTCTCGCACGAGTTGCGCACGCCGATCACCGCGTTGCAGGGGGTGCTGGAGAACATGGTGGACGGGGTGGCCGCTCCCGAACCCGCGGCACTGCGCTCGGCGCTGGCCCAGACCGAGCGGCTCGGGCACCTCGTCGCCGACCTGCTCGACCTGTCCCGACTCGACGCCGGGGTGGTCCCGCTACGGCGGGTCCGTATGGACGTGGGGGACTTCCTCGACGAGGCGGTCGAGCACGCCACCGCGAGTGCGACCGGCGCGGGGCTGGACGTGCGCTTCCAGCTCCGCGAGCTGGCCGTGCCCCTGACCGTCCATGCCGACCCGTGGCGGCTGCACCAGGTGTTCGCGAATCTGCTGGACAACGCGGCGCGGCACAGCCCGCCCGGCGGCACGGTCCGGTTGAGCGCCGAGGAACACGCCGGCCAGCTCCGCTTCGAGGTGAGCGACGAGGGTCAGGGGATCCCCTCGGCGGAGCGCTCCCGGGTGTTCGAGCGGTTCACCCGCGGCGATCGGTCGGCCGGCGGCGGGACCGGACTGGGCCTGGCCATCGCCCGGTGGGTCGTCGAACTGCACGGCGGCCGGATCGGTGTCCTCGATCCGGCCGGACCGGCTCGGGGTGGCCACCCCGGCTGCCGCATCCAGGTCACCATCCCGATCGACGGGTCACCCCGAGAAGAGGCCGCATGA
- a CDS encoding DUF4173 domain-containing protein: MARAVWAAATVALVAVGSVRAAGWLFALCLLAAAVTATLAVTGGRSPFGMLVAATLPPAATVRALPWAVRGLRGTHPAGPGVGRILSSLAVSAGLLTLFGLLFSSADAVFADLVAGLLPDISAGGVIGWLARLLLIGGGLLGGAYLVTRPPNLDGLRPAPTRPAHRLEWALPLALLDALFAAFVLVQLTVFFGGAGHVLRTAGLTYAQYARGGFWQLLAVTALTLLVIAIAARRAPKATRVDRLLVRALLGTLTVLSLIVVASALYRMQVYADAYGATRLRLVVATVELWLGLLFVLVGVAVARLRADWLPRLVIGTAVLALLGLALVNPDRLIADRNVDRYLETGRLDVGYLSRLSADAVPALDRLPEPLRACALREIADELPRDGLWAANLGRERARRELDATPAAGATDCPGPLRW; the protein is encoded by the coding sequence GTGGCGAGGGCCGTCTGGGCCGCCGCGACCGTCGCGCTGGTCGCGGTCGGCTCGGTCCGGGCCGCCGGCTGGCTCTTCGCGCTCTGCCTGCTCGCCGCCGCGGTCACCGCGACGCTCGCGGTGACCGGCGGGCGAAGCCCGTTCGGGATGCTGGTGGCCGCGACGCTGCCGCCGGCCGCGACGGTACGGGCGCTCCCCTGGGCGGTACGCGGATTGCGCGGCACCCACCCGGCCGGTCCCGGGGTCGGGCGGATCCTGAGCAGCCTCGCCGTCTCGGCCGGGCTGCTGACGCTGTTCGGTCTGCTCTTCTCCTCGGCCGACGCGGTCTTCGCCGACCTGGTCGCGGGCCTGCTGCCCGACATCTCGGCGGGCGGTGTGATCGGCTGGCTCGCACGCCTGCTGCTGATCGGCGGGGGTCTGCTCGGCGGCGCGTACCTGGTCACCCGCCCGCCCAACCTGGACGGCCTGCGACCCGCGCCGACCCGACCGGCGCACCGGCTGGAGTGGGCCCTGCCGCTGGCGCTGCTCGACGCCCTGTTCGCCGCCTTCGTGCTGGTCCAGTTGACGGTGTTCTTCGGCGGCGCGGGGCACGTGCTCCGGACAGCCGGGCTCACCTACGCCCAGTACGCCCGTGGCGGCTTCTGGCAACTGCTCGCCGTCACCGCGCTCACCCTGCTTGTCATCGCGATCGCCGCCCGCCGGGCACCCAAGGCGACCCGGGTCGACCGGCTGCTGGTCCGCGCACTACTCGGCACACTCACCGTGCTCAGCCTGATCGTCGTCGCCTCCGCGCTCTACCGGATGCAGGTCTACGCCGACGCGTACGGCGCCACCCGACTGAGGCTCGTCGTGGCGACCGTCGAACTCTGGCTCGGGCTGCTCTTCGTCCTGGTCGGGGTGGCCGTGGCGCGTCTGCGGGCCGACTGGTTGCCCCGGCTGGTGATCGGCACGGCGGTGCTAGCGCTGCTCGGGTTGGCCCTGGTCAACCCGGATCGGCTGATCGCCGACCGGAACGTCGACCGGTATCTGGAGACCGGCCGGTTGGACGTCGGCTACCTCTCCCGGCTCTCCGCCGACGCGGTACCGGCACTGGATCGGCTGCCCGAGCCGCTGCGGGCGTGTGCGCTGCGGGAGATCGCCGACGAGCTGCCCCGGGACGGCCTCTGGGCGGCGAACCTGGGCCGGGAGCGGGCCCGGCGGGAACTGGACGCGACCCCGGCGGCCGGCGCCACGGACTGTCCCGGTCCGCTGCGCTGGTGA
- a CDS encoding DUF5701 family protein → MFDAATEFDRQLDRLVELGYPALADLPEGAFRDLVAPLRAAAIAGSAGLPAPTESRVPFLLVITRDLAPVEQRLALTTLAGKRKPGFLDRHYGEDDLPTFDPIKELEVPAGPAYLLFDVDRGEETLNLAPASAMEVIIGQDRLPLTIDEGLAFITLYPAALAKNKCFSLVGSRCGDKRVPAIWISQGAPKLGWCWYGNPHTWLGSASARPERVGLK, encoded by the coding sequence GTGTTCGACGCCGCCACCGAATTCGACCGCCAGCTCGACCGCCTGGTGGAGCTGGGATACCCGGCGCTCGCCGACCTGCCCGAGGGCGCCTTCCGCGACCTGGTCGCCCCGCTCCGCGCGGCGGCGATCGCGGGCTCGGCCGGGCTGCCCGCACCGACCGAGAGCCGGGTGCCGTTCCTGCTGGTCATCACCCGCGACCTGGCACCGGTCGAGCAGCGGCTGGCACTCACCACGCTGGCCGGCAAGCGCAAGCCCGGCTTCCTCGACCGGCACTACGGCGAGGACGACCTGCCGACGTTCGACCCGATCAAGGAACTGGAGGTGCCGGCGGGTCCGGCGTACCTGCTCTTCGACGTGGACCGCGGCGAGGAGACGCTGAACCTGGCCCCCGCGTCGGCGATGGAGGTGATCATCGGCCAGGACCGGCTGCCGCTCACCATCGACGAGGGGCTCGCCTTCATCACCCTGTATCCAGCGGCGCTGGCGAAGAACAAGTGCTTCTCGCTGGTCGGCTCGCGCTGCGGCGACAAGCGGGTGCCGGCGATCTGGATCAGCCAGGGCGCGCCGAAACTGGGCTGGTGCTGGTACGGCAACCCGCACACCTGGCTCGGCTCCGCCTCTGCCCGCCCGGAACGCGTCGGGCTGAAGTGA
- a CDS encoding LytR/AlgR family response regulator transcription factor, translating to MSTSGFLRVLAVDDEPPALDELAYHLRADPRVARLHTAGDATEALRLLRDGDVDVVFLDIRMPGLDGMELARVLRRFARPPAIVFVTAYDDGAVDAFDLGATDYVRKPVRAERLAESLRRVIGSRVVPSHPAALARAEEDPTIPIELAGTTRMLPRSAVRWVEAQGDYARLHTAEGSHLVRVSLATLAERWADAGFVRVHRSYLVQLKLIAELRLVNSGYVVVIDGTELPVSRRHTRELKDKLVRAAKQDWNR from the coding sequence GTGAGCACATCCGGTTTTCTCCGGGTACTGGCGGTGGACGACGAGCCACCCGCGCTCGACGAGCTGGCGTACCACCTGCGGGCCGACCCCCGGGTGGCCCGCCTGCACACGGCGGGGGACGCCACCGAGGCGCTGCGGCTGCTCCGCGACGGTGACGTGGACGTGGTCTTCCTGGACATCCGGATGCCCGGCCTGGACGGCATGGAGCTGGCCCGGGTGCTGCGCCGGTTCGCCCGGCCACCGGCGATCGTCTTCGTCACCGCGTACGACGACGGCGCGGTGGACGCCTTCGACCTGGGGGCCACCGACTACGTGCGCAAACCGGTCCGCGCCGAGCGGCTGGCCGAGTCGCTGCGCCGGGTGATCGGCTCGCGGGTGGTGCCGTCGCATCCGGCGGCGCTGGCCCGGGCCGAGGAGGACCCGACCATCCCGATCGAGTTGGCCGGCACCACCCGGATGCTGCCCCGGTCGGCGGTGCGCTGGGTGGAGGCCCAGGGCGACTACGCCCGGCTGCACACCGCGGAGGGGTCACACCTGGTGCGGGTCTCGCTGGCCACGCTCGCGGAGCGGTGGGCCGACGCCGGTTTCGTCCGGGTGCACCGGTCGTACCTGGTGCAGTTGAAGTTGATCGCGGAGCTGCGGTTGGTCAACTCCGGTTACGTGGTGGTGATCGACGGGACGGAGCTGCCGGTGAGCCGGCGGCACACCCGGGAGCTGAAGGACAAGCTGGTCCGTGCGGCGAAGCAGGACTGGAACCGGTGA